ATCAGCCTAACAAAATTCGGCAGGCTCTATGCCTGTTTTGATAGATTTATCCTTCCTCATTTGTGAACTGTTGCGAAGCATAGTTGCATTAAGAGATGGTAGCCTAATGTATGGCTACATAAATTACTCCAATATATTCttaaattaatgaatgaataaataaatttgTCACTTTGACCATTAGTTACCAGTCTACCCCAAACTGTGATAACAGTCCAGGGATTCTGAAAATTGTTGCCTGTAAAGATAAACCCAAAGTAGGCTAAGTAGGCATACAAACCTTTTTTTCCATCGTGATGAGGTGCGACGATGAATATTTTCTTTCAGCCATTCATTTTTTGCGCAGTGTTTTCTTTTTAACATAATTAAAAACACAGTGAATAATGCGATTCAGGATACTAGCGACGCTGCGCGCTCAATCCTGCTCCCCGCCTCTCGCGAAACACCGTGAGATCTCCATCTTCCAATGAGACCGCTGCGACGTTCGAATCGAAACAGAAGTTGTGGAGTCAGGAGAGGCCGGAGAGGGAGCAAGGAGTGAGCGAGAACGTACATCACTTTTATAATGGAAGAAACAATAGGTAAGGAGTGTAATAAACATTTCGTAATACTGTTTTTGCATTCATTCGCGTGTAATCAGTTTTTAAGCAAGAGCAAGTTGGCTACTTGACCAATATTACGGCACTGCAACTGATCTAgagttggttgttgttggtggtggtgtgtgtggggggtaatGTTCAAAACCGCTAGCATATCTCCAGAGACAACTTAAGAATCTTTGATACTGTATCTCCGTGCGTGCTAGCAACTAACAGAAGACAACTGTTGAAAGACCAGAAATGGCACTTTCACATGATATCTTGGGTACACGTGTAACCCAACGGGATCGCAAAGTAGGACTTACAAAACGAAGGATAACACTGCTAAGAATCTGCTGCACTCAAATTGCACCGTTTTGCTGTCAATGCAGTCTTCTTGACCAGTCACACCTTGTAAACAACCTAGTCAAAACAGAAGTAGGTATCACATTTTCTTGGTGATATTTTCTTTAGAACTCGTAAGTTCTATCCTGAGACAAACGACATTCTGAGACTTTTCATCCTCTGTGCACAGAGATTCACCTACTAGCGCTTCATAAAAGAAAAGTTTGTTGATATTTGGGGCACATTAATAGACAGTCCAATTTCTTAGTAGTACTGGTAACAGCAAGTGGCCTAGCAGTAGGCAAGTATTTCTTATCTAGTTTTAGGAAATGGCAACTGAAAGGTCTGTGTGCCCTGAAAATCaaccactttaaaaaaaaaaaaaaatcaatttgttTAAAGTCTATAAAGCCCATGCGGACACGCAGAGAAAAATAGAACTCTTCTATTTCAAGGGGTCTTTGCTGTTCTGCTGTGCAGAACACTACATGGTGTAAATGGCCTAATCTGATAACAAGTAgatgaaaacagaccaaaaccATGCACTACCTGTGCATTGGTGTGAATGCAGTGTGACATGGTGATAAAATATGTACTACTGTATTCATACATCCTTTCTTCATTTTTCCTCCATTCTTTTAGTGGCAGAAACACCAGCCAGGAAGTTTGCTGTGGTACAGTGGTCAGAAGGAGATGACAAGGGCAAGTTAAGTGATGTCAAAACTGATGCCATCATTCGCTATGATGACACAAAAATGGGCCCTGATGGGCTTCCTTTAAGCCTGTATCTGGCTTCAGTTGAGTGGCGACGTGGGAAGAGGCCACAAGGAGGTTATCCTCATTATGCAGCTAATGTGAAGTTTGTGACTGGTAAGATACAGACTATTATTTAATCAGTAGGTGTAAATACACATTATTCTCTTTAATATACATTTTTAATAGACATTTGTCATTCTACCCATGATACAATTCTGCCATCATAGATAGATTTGCAGTTTACAGTTTAGAGATGTCGTTATCATGGTGTCATTGTAAAATCATGTTGTGTCCGTgactgtctttccctctctactGTAGGTTCTCGTTATGAGGCCACACGAAAATTGAATGAGCTAacaaaaagcaataagccaGCCCCACAAACAAAGAGGATCTCTGTGCCCCCCAAGAAGTATGGGGAAGAATCAGACGACACAGACACGGAAGTTCCTCAACAAACAGATAAGGTAGTGTGAATTTGTCATCAGATTATTTTGATCATGTCATTCCAGTAATGGGAACCTCCAGCAGGCCAGTGAATCGATTTACACCGCATTTGCACTTTAAAGCTATGCACATACATGTGGAGTGTTTGTGGCACACTCACTATCAGTCATTGAAGTTTTTCAAAGCTGATGCGGATGTACATTCTTGATTCACATGATTTACATGTTAGTTATTGATTCCGTTGTGCATGTTGCAATTATTATTGCAGCAGCCTCTATTTAATTAATTCTAGCTTCTGTTTTGACCAGAGGTTAAAAGTCTCCCAGACTGATCCTGCAAAGGAGTTTCTGAAGATGTATGGTGGGATACCACAAACTTCATCAGATGAGATCAACAACctgaaaaaatctgtctctgctTTGACCCAGAAAAACATAGACTTGGAGAAAGAATGCCAAAAGTGGAAAGACTTGGTTCTTCAAGGTATCTTGTTTATTATGTACTGGTTGTAGAAGGATCAGTGATAGCTAAGTCTGTTTACCTGTATTTTTCCTGTCATTGTGTCTAGATGTGCCAGGACTCATTTTTGGCATGAAGAAGATTATATGCCAGCCTGCCTCTCCCAGGACGCCCGGATCAGAGGACTGTCCTTCACAGTGTCTTCCCTATTTCACTCAGCCCACCTCCAGCCCCTCATCTACTGTTTCAACACAGTCTAGTTCACCTTCAGCCAGCTCCCAGTCATCAAAGGTGATTTCTTTTTAGAAATTAATACATGATAGAGAATTGTTTGGGATGCTTGTTATGAGTTCGGCagatatactttatttatccaaCTATATCAGTAAGTATCTGTTGTGCTGTACAGAAGAACTACAGAAAATTCAATTGAATAATTGACACATTGGCACACAGTCTAAGCTTATACATTTGTCTATGGCTCCAAAGTATGTATTAATATGTGCACTGACCAGATGTTTTCTGTTTAACTAATGTCCTCCTCAGATGGCAATTGATGCTGGGAGTGGAGACATGGATACAACTAGTTCTTCACCATCAAAGGTGAGTTGTCTTAATGAATATTATATAGATGGTCAGGCATGCTTGTAATGTGTAGGGCAATCGtgattatactgtatgtatagtgtgtgtgtgcacttcttTATGTGTTTTCTTTCTGTGCCCAGTATTAACACATTATATAAGACAACCAGGTTGTGTTAGTGGAAGCCATTTTTAAAGGCCAATACATTctgattttgtatacaaaatcatATAGGGTTGTAATTTACCAAGTTATATAGTTTTTTCATATCCTAAAATTTTATCTTTAAGCCCTTTGTTTAACACCTGTCCTTtgtttaacacatttttcttcCTTTAAAGGTTGAGATCTTCAAAGGCAGTGGTGTCATGGTGGATAAGCTTGCATGGGTTTCGCAGTTAATGCAAATTCATGTACAACATTTGTAAGACAACTGCTTACAGCTGTATTCCCCCCTGAATTGCTTCTAGTCAGTAATCTTCGGGGAACCAACAAGGGGAAGGGAGAGGCTCGTCTCCCCCTTGAGAAGACCAAAGTTGATGCCATCTACAGTAGGTTCAGTGTTATCAATAGCTGTTATGATACTGATCTCTGCTGTGAATGTCAAGTATAGCCTACTAACTTTTGCATTCTTTGGGTTTGTTTGTTAAAGATGCAACTCTGGAGAGATGGCCGGGTACCCCTCTGTCCCTGATAGGGAGCAGCATCAATGGGAAGATAACAGAGATGCGGAATAAAGTTAAGCAACAGAAATGAGAACATTGAAATGTACGTTTTGTTCTTAATAACACAGTTCAGTTCAT
The sequence above is a segment of the Alosa sapidissima isolate fAloSap1 chromosome 2, fAloSap1.pri, whole genome shotgun sequence genome. Coding sequences within it:
- the LOC121694223 gene encoding uncharacterized protein LOC121694223 isoform X3 — protein: MEETIVAETPARKFAVVQWSEGDDKGKLSDVKTDAIIRYDDTKMGPDGLPLSLYLASVEWRRGKRPQGGYPHYAANVKFVTGSRYEATRKLNELTKSNKPAPQTKRISVPPKKYGEESDDTDTEVPQQTDKRLKVSQTDPAKEFLKMYGGIPQTSSDEINNLKKSVSALTQKNIDLEKECQKWKDLVLQDVPGLIFGMKKIICQPASPRTPGSEDCPSQCLPYFTQPTSSPSSTVSTQSSSPSASSQSSKMAIDAGSGDMDTTSSSPSKVEIFKGSGVMVDKLAWVSQLMQIHVQHL
- the LOC121694223 gene encoding uncharacterized protein LOC121694223 isoform X1: MYYCIHTSFLHFSSILLVAETPARKFAVVQWSEGDDKGKLSDVKTDAIIRYDDTKMGPDGLPLSLYLASVEWRRGKRPQGGYPHYAANVKFVTGSRYEATRKLNELTKSNKPAPQTKRISVPPKKYGEESDDTDTEVPQQTDKRLKVSQTDPAKEFLKMYGGIPQTSSDEINNLKKSVSALTQKNIDLEKECQKWKDLVLQDVPGLIFGMKKIICQPASPRTPGSEDCPSQCLPYFTQPTSSPSSTVSTQSSSPSASSQSSKMAIDAGSGDMDTTSSSPSKVEIFKGSGVMVDKLAWVSQLMQIHVQHL
- the LOC121694223 gene encoding uncharacterized protein LOC121694223 isoform X2; translation: MYGARWNMWSLVELLSVAETPARKFAVVQWSEGDDKGKLSDVKTDAIIRYDDTKMGPDGLPLSLYLASVEWRRGKRPQGGYPHYAANVKFVTGSRYEATRKLNELTKSNKPAPQTKRISVPPKKYGEESDDTDTEVPQQTDKRLKVSQTDPAKEFLKMYGGIPQTSSDEINNLKKSVSALTQKNIDLEKECQKWKDLVLQDVPGLIFGMKKIICQPASPRTPGSEDCPSQCLPYFTQPTSSPSSTVSTQSSSPSASSQSSKMAIDAGSGDMDTTSSSPSKVEIFKGSGVMVDKLAWVSQLMQIHVQHL